A single genomic interval of Homo sapiens chromosome 15, GRCh38.p14 Primary Assembly harbors:
- the TPM1 gene encoding tropomyosin alpha-1 chain isoform Tpm1.12br (isoform Tpm1.12br is encoded by transcript variant Tpm1.12), translating into MAGSSSLEAVRRKIRSLQEQADAAEERAGTLQRELDHERKLRETAEADVASLNRRIQLVEEELDRAQERLATALQKLEEAEKAADESERGMKVIESRAQKDEEKMEIQEIQLKEAKHIAEDADRKYEEVARKLVIIESDLERAEERAELSEGKCAELEEELKTVTNNLKSLEAQAEKYSQKEDRYEEEIKVLSDKLKEAETRAEFAERSVTKLEKSIDDLEDQLYQQLEQNRRLTNELKLALNED; encoded by the exons ATGGCGGGGAGTAGCTCGCTGGAGGCGGTGCGCAGGAAGATCCGGAGCCTGCAGGAGCAGGCGGACGCCGCTGAGGAGCGCGCGGGCACCCTGCAGCGCGAGCTGGACCACGAGAGGAAGCTGAGGGAGACC GCTGAAGCCGACGTAGCTTCTCTGAACAGACGCATCCAGCTGGTTGAGGAAGAGTTGGATCGTGCCCAGGAGCGTCTGGCAACAGCTTTGCAGAAGCTGGAGGAAGCTGAGAAGGCAGCAGATGAGAGTGAGAG AGGCATGAAAGTCATTGAGAGTCGAGcccaaaaagatgaagaaaaaatggaaattcagGAGATCCAACTGAAAGAGGCCAAGCACATTGCTGAAGATGCCGACCGCAAATATGAAGAG GTGGCCCGTAAGCTGGTCATCATTGAGAGCGACCTGGAACGTGCAGAGGAGCGGGCTGAGCTCTCAGAAGG CAAATGTGCCGAGCTTGAAGAAGAATTGAAAACTGTGACGAACAACTTGAAGTCACTGGAGGCTCAGGCTGAGAAG TACTCGCAGAAGGAAGACAGATATGAGGAAGAGATCAAGGTCCTTTCCGACAAGCTGAAGGAG GCTGAGACTCGGGCTGAGTTTGCGGAGAGGTCAGTAACTAAATTGGAGAAAAGCATTGATGACTTAGAAG